One Carassius carassius chromosome 20, fCarCar2.1, whole genome shotgun sequence DNA segment encodes these proteins:
- the LOC132096545 gene encoding solute carrier family 12 member 7-like isoform X2, translating into MPTNFTVVPVGDTPIANPEYDGEIMQEEDKEETYTAAGPNSGEETPRETSSLISTDHDDSIYGKNMALYEDEIDSTPMVSSLLNKLANYTNITQGAVEHEEAESEDGIQRVTVNGPQMGTFIGVFLPCMQNILGVILFLRLTWIVGTAGILEALAIVFMCCSCTMLTAISMSAIATNGVVPAGGSYYMISRALGPEFGGAVGLCVYLGTTFAGSMYILGTMEIFLTYIMPNAAVFKAETEEPTGMQNDMRIYGTCCLVIMTLVVFVGVKYVNKMALVFLSCVMLSIVAIYAGVIQSAIKPPNSQHRVCLLGNRTLQNSRFDKCDKTELINNVTTPTQLWKLFCIGGIENATCDDYFTHNNLTEIQAVRGLLSGVISDNMWGHYGQYKGIVEQEGQSSEQASDNKKPPPYYVLNDVTTFFTLLVGIYFPSVTGIMAGSNRSGDIRDPQRSIPTGTIMAIATTSIIYLSCVVLFGACIEGVVLRDKYGKSVKGTLAVATLAWPSSWVIVIGSFFSCCGAGLQSLTGAPRILQAIARDGIMPFLQVFGHSKSNGEPTWALLLTAAICEIGILIGSLDHVAPILSMFFLMCYLFVNLACAVQTLLRTPNWRPRFKFYHWSLSFLGMSLSLSLMFVSSWYYALVVILFSGCIYKYIEYRGAEKEWGDGIRGLSLNAAQYALIKLEEAPPHTKNWRPQLLVLLKLDSDLGVKHPRLLSFTSQLKAGKGLTIVCSVLEGTYMAREADAKLSEKNIKAAMAKEKTKGFCHVVVSSNQRDGFSHLIQSAGLGGMKHNSVLMAWPANWKQAESSLSWKNFIDTVRETTAAHQALLVAKNIDKFPAYQDRLAEGTIDVWWIVHDGGLLMLLPFLLRQHKVWRRCKMRIFTVAQIDDNSIQMKKDLQMFLYHLRLDAKVEVVEMHAGDISAFTYEKTLVMEQRSQMLKQMQLSKTEREREIQSISDESRNSIRRKPCREKPTQSNKFQVPTIILDEEAQLIHDRNTKSHATLNDKVTPTSDRVHMTWTKEKLIGERNRHREAHMTVRDIFNMKPDQTNVRRMHTAVKLNEVVVKKSKGAQLVLLNMPGPPKNKGGDENYMEFLEVLTEGLDRVLLVRGSSREVITIYS; encoded by the exons ATGCCCACAAACTTCACAGTGGTGCCGGTGGGAGACACCCCTATAGCAAATCCAGAGTATGATGGAGAGATAATGCAAGAAGAGGACAAGGAGGAGACATACACGGCAGCGGGACCAAACTCAG GTGAGGAGACTCCCAGAGAAACCAGCTCTTTAATAAGTACAGATCATGATGACAGCATCTATGGCAAGAATATGGCTCTGTATGAG GATGAGATTGACAGCACACCGATGGTGTCATCTCTCCTCAACAAACTGGCCAACTACACCAACATAACCCAGGGGGCCGTCGAGCATGAGGAGGCGGAGAGTGAGGATGGGATTCAGAGGGTCACCGTGAAT GGCCCTCAGATGGGCACATTTATAGGTGTGTTCCTGCCCTGCATGCAGAACATTCTGGGTGTGATTCTTTTTCTGCGGCTCACATGGATAGTGGGTACCGCGGGAATCTTGGAGGCCCTTGCTATCGTCTTCATGTGCTGTTCTtgc ACTATGCTGACTGCAATTTCAATGAGTGCCATTGCCACTAATGGTGTAGTGCCTG CTGGTGGTTCATACTACATGATCTCCAGAGCATTAGGCCCAGAGTTTGGAGGTGCAGTGGGTTTGTGTGTCTACCTGGGCACCACATTTGCAGGTTCTATGTACATACTAGGAACCATGGAAATCTTTTTG ACATACATAATGCCCAATGCTGCTGTGTTTAAAGCAGAGACTGAAGAGCCAACTGGAATGCAAAATGACATGCGCATTTATGGGACATGCTGTTTAGTTATCATGACTCTGGTAGTGTTTGTTGGAGTGAAATATGTCAACAAGATGGCTTTGGTCTTCCTGTCCTGCGTAATGCTGTCAATTGTGGCCATCTATGCAGGGGTCATCCAATCTGCCATCAAGCCTCCCAATTCTCA ACATCGAGTGTGTCTGCTAGGCAACCGCACCTTGCAAAATTCGAGGTTTGACAAGTGTGACAAAACAGAGCTCATCAACAACGTGACCACCCCCACCCAGCTGTGGAAGCTTTTTTGTATAGGTGGCATTGAAAATGCAACATGTGATGATTACTTCACCCATAACAATTTAACAGAGATTCAAGCTGTTCGTGGCTTGCTCAGCGGGGTCATATCAG ATAACATGTGGGGACACTATGGACAATACAAAGGCATAGTGGAGCAGGAGGGACAGAGTTCAGAACAAGCTTCAGATAACAAAAAACCGCCTCCATATTATGTTCTCAATGATGTCACTACCTTCTTCACCCTTCTGGTTGGAATCTACTTTCCTTCAGTTACAG GAATCATGGCTGGGTCGAACAGGTCTGGAGATATTCGAGACCCTCAGAGGTCCATTCCCACTGGGACCATAATGGCTATTGCAACCACCTCCATTATCT ACCTTTCCTGTGTGGTGTTATTCGGAGCATGTATTGAAGGTGTTGTACTCCGAGACAA GTATGGCAAGTCAGTTAAAGGGACTCTAGCTGTTGCAACATTAGCTTGGCCATCTTCATGGGTGATTGTGATTGGCTCATTTTTCTCCTGTTGTGGTGCGGGGCTACAGAGCCTCACCGGTGCTCCCAGGATCCTTCAGGCTATAGCTCGAGATGGCATCATGCCATTCTTACAG GTGTTTGGTCATAGCAAATCTAATGGTGAGCCAACCTGGGCCTTACTCCTAACAGCAGCAATCTGTGAGATTGGGATCCTCATTGGATCCCTGGATCATGTTGCTCCCATCCTGTCAAT GTTTTTCTTGATGTGTTACCTTTTTGTAAACTTGGCCTGTGCTGTCCAAACGCTTCTACGTACCCCAAACTGGAGGCCAAGATTCAAGTTCTACCACTG GTCCCTCTCTTTTCTTGGGATGAGCCTGAGTCTGTCCCTCATGTTTGTCTCATCTTGGTATTATGCTTTGGTTGTCATACTGTTTTCTGGATGCATCTACAAGTACATTGAATACAGAGG GGCAGAGAAGGAATGGGGAGATGGGATTCGAGGATTATCCCTTAATGCAGCTCAATATGCCTTAATAAAATTGGAGGAGGCGCCACCTCACACCAAGAACTGGAG ACCTCAGCTGCTGGTGCTCCTGAAGTTGGACTCTGACTTGGGGGTAAAACATCCACGTCTGCTTTCCTTTACCTCACAGCTGAAGGCTGGGAAAGGCCTGACCATCGTCTGCTCAGTGCTGGAGGGCACCTACATGGCTCGTGAGGCAGATGCGAAGCTCTCTGAAAAG AATATCAAAGCAGCCATGGCAAAGGAGAAAACAAAGGGTTTCTGTCATGTGGTGGTGTCCTCTAACCAGCGGGATGGTTTCTCTCACCTGATCCAGTCTGCAGGCCTGGGTGGCATGAAACACAATTCAGTGCTGATGGCCTGGCCCGCAAACTGGAAACAAGCCGAGAGCTCCCTCTCCTGGAAGAACTTTATTG ACACCGTCAGAGAGACAACAGCTGCCCACCAGGCCCTGTTAGTGGCTAAAAACATCGATAAATTTCCCGCATACCAGGACCGGTTAGCTGAGGGTACTATTGATGTCTGGTGGATTGTCCATGATGGTGGTCTCCTCATGCTTCTTCCATTCCTGCTCCGCCAGCACAAG GTTTGGAGAAGGTGTAAGATGAGGATCTTCACAGTGGCTCAGATAGATGACAACAGCATCCAGATGAAGAAAGACCTACAGATGTTCTTGTACCATCTGCGTCTTGATGCAAAGGTGGAAGTTGTGGAAATG CATGCAGGCGATATTTCGGCCTTCACCTATGAGAAGACGCTTGTGATGGAGCAACGCTCTCAAATGCTGAAGCAGATGCAGCTTTCTAAAACGGAACGAGAGAGAGAG ATTCAAAGCATCTCAGATGAATCCCGGAATTCCATTAGGAGGAAGCCCTGCAGAGAGAAACCAACTCAAAGCAACAAGTTTCAAGTGCCAACTATAATTCTGGACGAGGAG GCTCAGCTGATTCATGACAGGAACACTAAGTCACATGCCACTCTGAACGACAAGGTCACACCAACTTCTGACCGAGTCCATATGACCTGGACTAAAGAAAAGCTGATTGGTGAGAGAAACCGCCATCGGGAGGCTCACATGACTGTGCGGGATATCTTCAATATGAAACC GGATCAGACTAACGTGAGAAGAATGCACACTGCAGTCAAGCTGAATGAGGTTGTAGTCAAAAAATCTAAGGGAGCCCAACTGGTGCTGCTGAATATGCCAGGACCACCCAAAAACAAGGGCGGAGACGAGAATT ACATGGAGTTCTTGGAGGTCCTCACAGAAGGATTGGACCGGGTGCTGCTGGTCCGAGGTAGCAGCAGGGAGGTCATCACCATTTACTCATAG
- the LOC132096545 gene encoding solute carrier family 12 member 7-like isoform X1: MPTNFTVVPVGDTPIANPEYDGEIMQEEDKEETYTAAGPNSGEETPRETSSLISTDHDDSIYGKNMALYEDEIDSTPMVSSLLNKLANYTNITQGAVEHEEAESEDGIQRVTVNGPQMGTFIGVFLPCMQNILGVILFLRLTWIVGTAGILEALAIVFMCCSCTMLTAISMSAIATNGVVPAGGSYYMISRALGPEFGGAVGLCVYLGTTFAGSMYILGTMEIFLTYIMPNAAVFKAETEEPTGMQNDMRIYGTCCLVIMTLVVFVGVKYVNKMALVFLSCVMLSIVAIYAGVIQSAIKPPNSQHRVCLLGNRTLQNSRFDKCDKTELINNVTTPTQLWKLFCIGGIENATCDDYFTHNNLTEIQAVRGLLSGVISDNMWGHYGQYKGIVEQEGQSSEQASDNKKPPPYYVLNDVTTFFTLLVGIYFPSVTGIMAGSNRSGDIRDPQRSIPTGTIMAIATTSIIYLSCVVLFGACIEGVVLRDKYGKSVKGTLAVATLAWPSSWVIVIGSFFSCCGAGLQSLTGAPRILQAIARDGIMPFLQVFGHSKSNGEPTWALLLTAAICEIGILIGSLDHVAPILSMFFLMCYLFVNLACAVQTLLRTPNWRPRFKFYHWSLSFLGMSLSLSLMFVSSWYYALVVILFSGCIYKYIEYRGAEKEWGDGIRGLSLNAAQYALIKLEEAPPHTKNWRPQLLVLLKLDSDLGVKHPRLLSFTSQLKAGKGLTIVCSVLEGTYMAREADAKLSEKNIKAAMAKEKTKGFCHVVVSSNQRDGFSHLIQSAGLGGMKHNSVLMAWPANWKQAESSLSWKNFIDTVRETTAAHQALLVAKNIDKFPAYQDRLAEGTIDVWWIVHDGGLLMLLPFLLRQHKVWRRCKMRIFTVAQIDDNSIQMKKDLQMFLYHLRLDAKVEVVEMHAGDISAFTYEKTLVMEQRSQMLKQMQLSKTEREREIQSISDESRNSIRRKPCREKPTQSNKFQVPTIILDEEAQLIHDRNTKSHATLNDKVTPTSDRVHMTWTKEKLIGERNRHREAHMTVRDIFNMKPEWENLDQTNVRRMHTAVKLNEVVVKKSKGAQLVLLNMPGPPKNKGGDENYMEFLEVLTEGLDRVLLVRGSSREVITIYS; this comes from the exons ATGCCCACAAACTTCACAGTGGTGCCGGTGGGAGACACCCCTATAGCAAATCCAGAGTATGATGGAGAGATAATGCAAGAAGAGGACAAGGAGGAGACATACACGGCAGCGGGACCAAACTCAG GTGAGGAGACTCCCAGAGAAACCAGCTCTTTAATAAGTACAGATCATGATGACAGCATCTATGGCAAGAATATGGCTCTGTATGAG GATGAGATTGACAGCACACCGATGGTGTCATCTCTCCTCAACAAACTGGCCAACTACACCAACATAACCCAGGGGGCCGTCGAGCATGAGGAGGCGGAGAGTGAGGATGGGATTCAGAGGGTCACCGTGAAT GGCCCTCAGATGGGCACATTTATAGGTGTGTTCCTGCCCTGCATGCAGAACATTCTGGGTGTGATTCTTTTTCTGCGGCTCACATGGATAGTGGGTACCGCGGGAATCTTGGAGGCCCTTGCTATCGTCTTCATGTGCTGTTCTtgc ACTATGCTGACTGCAATTTCAATGAGTGCCATTGCCACTAATGGTGTAGTGCCTG CTGGTGGTTCATACTACATGATCTCCAGAGCATTAGGCCCAGAGTTTGGAGGTGCAGTGGGTTTGTGTGTCTACCTGGGCACCACATTTGCAGGTTCTATGTACATACTAGGAACCATGGAAATCTTTTTG ACATACATAATGCCCAATGCTGCTGTGTTTAAAGCAGAGACTGAAGAGCCAACTGGAATGCAAAATGACATGCGCATTTATGGGACATGCTGTTTAGTTATCATGACTCTGGTAGTGTTTGTTGGAGTGAAATATGTCAACAAGATGGCTTTGGTCTTCCTGTCCTGCGTAATGCTGTCAATTGTGGCCATCTATGCAGGGGTCATCCAATCTGCCATCAAGCCTCCCAATTCTCA ACATCGAGTGTGTCTGCTAGGCAACCGCACCTTGCAAAATTCGAGGTTTGACAAGTGTGACAAAACAGAGCTCATCAACAACGTGACCACCCCCACCCAGCTGTGGAAGCTTTTTTGTATAGGTGGCATTGAAAATGCAACATGTGATGATTACTTCACCCATAACAATTTAACAGAGATTCAAGCTGTTCGTGGCTTGCTCAGCGGGGTCATATCAG ATAACATGTGGGGACACTATGGACAATACAAAGGCATAGTGGAGCAGGAGGGACAGAGTTCAGAACAAGCTTCAGATAACAAAAAACCGCCTCCATATTATGTTCTCAATGATGTCACTACCTTCTTCACCCTTCTGGTTGGAATCTACTTTCCTTCAGTTACAG GAATCATGGCTGGGTCGAACAGGTCTGGAGATATTCGAGACCCTCAGAGGTCCATTCCCACTGGGACCATAATGGCTATTGCAACCACCTCCATTATCT ACCTTTCCTGTGTGGTGTTATTCGGAGCATGTATTGAAGGTGTTGTACTCCGAGACAA GTATGGCAAGTCAGTTAAAGGGACTCTAGCTGTTGCAACATTAGCTTGGCCATCTTCATGGGTGATTGTGATTGGCTCATTTTTCTCCTGTTGTGGTGCGGGGCTACAGAGCCTCACCGGTGCTCCCAGGATCCTTCAGGCTATAGCTCGAGATGGCATCATGCCATTCTTACAG GTGTTTGGTCATAGCAAATCTAATGGTGAGCCAACCTGGGCCTTACTCCTAACAGCAGCAATCTGTGAGATTGGGATCCTCATTGGATCCCTGGATCATGTTGCTCCCATCCTGTCAAT GTTTTTCTTGATGTGTTACCTTTTTGTAAACTTGGCCTGTGCTGTCCAAACGCTTCTACGTACCCCAAACTGGAGGCCAAGATTCAAGTTCTACCACTG GTCCCTCTCTTTTCTTGGGATGAGCCTGAGTCTGTCCCTCATGTTTGTCTCATCTTGGTATTATGCTTTGGTTGTCATACTGTTTTCTGGATGCATCTACAAGTACATTGAATACAGAGG GGCAGAGAAGGAATGGGGAGATGGGATTCGAGGATTATCCCTTAATGCAGCTCAATATGCCTTAATAAAATTGGAGGAGGCGCCACCTCACACCAAGAACTGGAG ACCTCAGCTGCTGGTGCTCCTGAAGTTGGACTCTGACTTGGGGGTAAAACATCCACGTCTGCTTTCCTTTACCTCACAGCTGAAGGCTGGGAAAGGCCTGACCATCGTCTGCTCAGTGCTGGAGGGCACCTACATGGCTCGTGAGGCAGATGCGAAGCTCTCTGAAAAG AATATCAAAGCAGCCATGGCAAAGGAGAAAACAAAGGGTTTCTGTCATGTGGTGGTGTCCTCTAACCAGCGGGATGGTTTCTCTCACCTGATCCAGTCTGCAGGCCTGGGTGGCATGAAACACAATTCAGTGCTGATGGCCTGGCCCGCAAACTGGAAACAAGCCGAGAGCTCCCTCTCCTGGAAGAACTTTATTG ACACCGTCAGAGAGACAACAGCTGCCCACCAGGCCCTGTTAGTGGCTAAAAACATCGATAAATTTCCCGCATACCAGGACCGGTTAGCTGAGGGTACTATTGATGTCTGGTGGATTGTCCATGATGGTGGTCTCCTCATGCTTCTTCCATTCCTGCTCCGCCAGCACAAG GTTTGGAGAAGGTGTAAGATGAGGATCTTCACAGTGGCTCAGATAGATGACAACAGCATCCAGATGAAGAAAGACCTACAGATGTTCTTGTACCATCTGCGTCTTGATGCAAAGGTGGAAGTTGTGGAAATG CATGCAGGCGATATTTCGGCCTTCACCTATGAGAAGACGCTTGTGATGGAGCAACGCTCTCAAATGCTGAAGCAGATGCAGCTTTCTAAAACGGAACGAGAGAGAGAG ATTCAAAGCATCTCAGATGAATCCCGGAATTCCATTAGGAGGAAGCCCTGCAGAGAGAAACCAACTCAAAGCAACAAGTTTCAAGTGCCAACTATAATTCTGGACGAGGAG GCTCAGCTGATTCATGACAGGAACACTAAGTCACATGCCACTCTGAACGACAAGGTCACACCAACTTCTGACCGAGTCCATATGACCTGGACTAAAGAAAAGCTGATTGGTGAGAGAAACCGCCATCGGGAGGCTCACATGACTGTGCGGGATATCTTCAATATGAAACC AGAGTGGGAGAATCT GGATCAGACTAACGTGAGAAGAATGCACACTGCAGTCAAGCTGAATGAGGTTGTAGTCAAAAAATCTAAGGGAGCCCAACTGGTGCTGCTGAATATGCCAGGACCACCCAAAAACAAGGGCGGAGACGAGAATT ACATGGAGTTCTTGGAGGTCCTCACAGAAGGATTGGACCGGGTGCTGCTGGTCCGAGGTAGCAGCAGGGAGGTCATCACCATTTACTCATAG
- the LOC132096545 gene encoding solute carrier family 12 member 7-like isoform X5: MPTNFTVVPVGDTPIANPEYDGEIMQEEDKEETYTAAGPNSGEETPRETSSLISTDHDDSIYGKNMALYEDEIDSTPMVSSLLNKLANYTNITQGAVEHEEAESEDGIQRVTVNGPQMGTFIGVFLPCMQNILGVILFLRLTWIVGTAGILEALAIVFMCCSCTMLTAISMSAIATNGVVPAGGSYYMISRALGPEFGGAVGLCVYLGTTFAGSMYILGTMEIFLTYIMPNAAVFKAETEEPTGMQNDMRIYGTCCLVIMTLVVFVGVKYVNKMALVFLSCVMLSIVAIYAGVIQSAIKPPNSQHRVCLLGNRTLQNSRFDKCDKTELINNVTTPTQLWKLFCIGGIENATCDDYFTHNNLTEIQAVRGLLSGVISDNMWGHYGQYKGIVEQEGQSSEQASDNKKPPPYYVLNDVTTFFTLLVGIYFPSVTGIMAGSNRSGDIRDPQRSIPTGTIMAIATTSIIYLSCVVLFGACIEGVVLRDKYGKSVKGTLAVATLAWPSSWVIVIGSFFSCCGAGLQSLTGAPRILQAIARDGIMPFLQVFGHSKSNGEPTWALLLTAAICEIGILIGSLDHVAPILSMFFLMCYLFVNLACAVQTLLRTPNWRPRFKFYHWSLSFLGMSLSLSLMFVSSWYYALVVILFSGCIYKYIEYRGAEKEWGDGIRGLSLNAAQYALIKLEEAPPHTKNWRPQLLVLLKLDSDLGVKHPRLLSFTSQLKAGKGLTIVCSVLEGTYMAREADAKLSEKNIKAAMAKEKTKGFCHVVVSSNQRDGFSHLIQSAGLGGMKHNSVLMAWPANWKQAESSLSWKNFIDTVRETTAAHQALLVAKNIDKFPAYQDRLAEGTIDVWWIVHDGGLLMLLPFLLRQHKVWRRCKMRIFTVAQIDDNSIQMKKDLQMFLYHLRLDAKVEVVEMHAGDISAFTYEKTLVMEQRSQMLKQMQLSKTEREREAQLIHDRNTKSHATLNDKVTPTSDRVHMTWTKEKLIGERNRHREAHMTVRDIFNMKPDQTNVRRMHTAVKLNEVVVKKSKGAQLVLLNMPGPPKNKGGDENYMEFLEVLTEGLDRVLLVRGSSREVITIYS; the protein is encoded by the exons ATGCCCACAAACTTCACAGTGGTGCCGGTGGGAGACACCCCTATAGCAAATCCAGAGTATGATGGAGAGATAATGCAAGAAGAGGACAAGGAGGAGACATACACGGCAGCGGGACCAAACTCAG GTGAGGAGACTCCCAGAGAAACCAGCTCTTTAATAAGTACAGATCATGATGACAGCATCTATGGCAAGAATATGGCTCTGTATGAG GATGAGATTGACAGCACACCGATGGTGTCATCTCTCCTCAACAAACTGGCCAACTACACCAACATAACCCAGGGGGCCGTCGAGCATGAGGAGGCGGAGAGTGAGGATGGGATTCAGAGGGTCACCGTGAAT GGCCCTCAGATGGGCACATTTATAGGTGTGTTCCTGCCCTGCATGCAGAACATTCTGGGTGTGATTCTTTTTCTGCGGCTCACATGGATAGTGGGTACCGCGGGAATCTTGGAGGCCCTTGCTATCGTCTTCATGTGCTGTTCTtgc ACTATGCTGACTGCAATTTCAATGAGTGCCATTGCCACTAATGGTGTAGTGCCTG CTGGTGGTTCATACTACATGATCTCCAGAGCATTAGGCCCAGAGTTTGGAGGTGCAGTGGGTTTGTGTGTCTACCTGGGCACCACATTTGCAGGTTCTATGTACATACTAGGAACCATGGAAATCTTTTTG ACATACATAATGCCCAATGCTGCTGTGTTTAAAGCAGAGACTGAAGAGCCAACTGGAATGCAAAATGACATGCGCATTTATGGGACATGCTGTTTAGTTATCATGACTCTGGTAGTGTTTGTTGGAGTGAAATATGTCAACAAGATGGCTTTGGTCTTCCTGTCCTGCGTAATGCTGTCAATTGTGGCCATCTATGCAGGGGTCATCCAATCTGCCATCAAGCCTCCCAATTCTCA ACATCGAGTGTGTCTGCTAGGCAACCGCACCTTGCAAAATTCGAGGTTTGACAAGTGTGACAAAACAGAGCTCATCAACAACGTGACCACCCCCACCCAGCTGTGGAAGCTTTTTTGTATAGGTGGCATTGAAAATGCAACATGTGATGATTACTTCACCCATAACAATTTAACAGAGATTCAAGCTGTTCGTGGCTTGCTCAGCGGGGTCATATCAG ATAACATGTGGGGACACTATGGACAATACAAAGGCATAGTGGAGCAGGAGGGACAGAGTTCAGAACAAGCTTCAGATAACAAAAAACCGCCTCCATATTATGTTCTCAATGATGTCACTACCTTCTTCACCCTTCTGGTTGGAATCTACTTTCCTTCAGTTACAG GAATCATGGCTGGGTCGAACAGGTCTGGAGATATTCGAGACCCTCAGAGGTCCATTCCCACTGGGACCATAATGGCTATTGCAACCACCTCCATTATCT ACCTTTCCTGTGTGGTGTTATTCGGAGCATGTATTGAAGGTGTTGTACTCCGAGACAA GTATGGCAAGTCAGTTAAAGGGACTCTAGCTGTTGCAACATTAGCTTGGCCATCTTCATGGGTGATTGTGATTGGCTCATTTTTCTCCTGTTGTGGTGCGGGGCTACAGAGCCTCACCGGTGCTCCCAGGATCCTTCAGGCTATAGCTCGAGATGGCATCATGCCATTCTTACAG GTGTTTGGTCATAGCAAATCTAATGGTGAGCCAACCTGGGCCTTACTCCTAACAGCAGCAATCTGTGAGATTGGGATCCTCATTGGATCCCTGGATCATGTTGCTCCCATCCTGTCAAT GTTTTTCTTGATGTGTTACCTTTTTGTAAACTTGGCCTGTGCTGTCCAAACGCTTCTACGTACCCCAAACTGGAGGCCAAGATTCAAGTTCTACCACTG GTCCCTCTCTTTTCTTGGGATGAGCCTGAGTCTGTCCCTCATGTTTGTCTCATCTTGGTATTATGCTTTGGTTGTCATACTGTTTTCTGGATGCATCTACAAGTACATTGAATACAGAGG GGCAGAGAAGGAATGGGGAGATGGGATTCGAGGATTATCCCTTAATGCAGCTCAATATGCCTTAATAAAATTGGAGGAGGCGCCACCTCACACCAAGAACTGGAG ACCTCAGCTGCTGGTGCTCCTGAAGTTGGACTCTGACTTGGGGGTAAAACATCCACGTCTGCTTTCCTTTACCTCACAGCTGAAGGCTGGGAAAGGCCTGACCATCGTCTGCTCAGTGCTGGAGGGCACCTACATGGCTCGTGAGGCAGATGCGAAGCTCTCTGAAAAG AATATCAAAGCAGCCATGGCAAAGGAGAAAACAAAGGGTTTCTGTCATGTGGTGGTGTCCTCTAACCAGCGGGATGGTTTCTCTCACCTGATCCAGTCTGCAGGCCTGGGTGGCATGAAACACAATTCAGTGCTGATGGCCTGGCCCGCAAACTGGAAACAAGCCGAGAGCTCCCTCTCCTGGAAGAACTTTATTG ACACCGTCAGAGAGACAACAGCTGCCCACCAGGCCCTGTTAGTGGCTAAAAACATCGATAAATTTCCCGCATACCAGGACCGGTTAGCTGAGGGTACTATTGATGTCTGGTGGATTGTCCATGATGGTGGTCTCCTCATGCTTCTTCCATTCCTGCTCCGCCAGCACAAG GTTTGGAGAAGGTGTAAGATGAGGATCTTCACAGTGGCTCAGATAGATGACAACAGCATCCAGATGAAGAAAGACCTACAGATGTTCTTGTACCATCTGCGTCTTGATGCAAAGGTGGAAGTTGTGGAAATG CATGCAGGCGATATTTCGGCCTTCACCTATGAGAAGACGCTTGTGATGGAGCAACGCTCTCAAATGCTGAAGCAGATGCAGCTTTCTAAAACGGAACGAGAGAGAGAG GCTCAGCTGATTCATGACAGGAACACTAAGTCACATGCCACTCTGAACGACAAGGTCACACCAACTTCTGACCGAGTCCATATGACCTGGACTAAAGAAAAGCTGATTGGTGAGAGAAACCGCCATCGGGAGGCTCACATGACTGTGCGGGATATCTTCAATATGAAACC GGATCAGACTAACGTGAGAAGAATGCACACTGCAGTCAAGCTGAATGAGGTTGTAGTCAAAAAATCTAAGGGAGCCCAACTGGTGCTGCTGAATATGCCAGGACCACCCAAAAACAAGGGCGGAGACGAGAATT ACATGGAGTTCTTGGAGGTCCTCACAGAAGGATTGGACCGGGTGCTGCTGGTCCGAGGTAGCAGCAGGGAGGTCATCACCATTTACTCATAG